In Salmo trutta chromosome 37, fSalTru1.1, whole genome shotgun sequence, the following proteins share a genomic window:
- the LOC115176929 gene encoding mucin-17 isoform X2: MDSQKTGVLTNGGSDDRSVGQSLKRSGTVPEIHEEPVDSLILSCPPDSESEGLLLIDDQGIPYTLTPEGHKVPQMDSSRPDKPPSSHTKVQSSSLEVEDDRSSHITTAGVTFLSQSLVKTPHTHKENTCSAPVTSMKPSQKSELLKNTEHSKNPELSQNAEPPKVLDSGVKSVSEASAAVSQPSGAAVHLQPPQPIQILTNPSSNTPILLFPSSPQLSSIPLTKTDANPGLLAFSLPLSLTQNTPSASTSMFLLLSSSTTSSSGQSFSTSTPIALIDPSTGQLSQITASSSSPLSLSLSSGQLATSGSSLPANPSHPVIRSTPNNSPTILSRESPIVNLPAPLTSPSVISSPPCKQPSADGSSKAVLLSSPPHKHTEPNCCDPNTDHQSQSTEETQMESVPNGSSLTKAPPLTHPQSPSLSFDFSLEASDQSKAPESKHTSLPWDDHLYFSSATAPPSPPLAPIFPSSGPRNLNPLDPLEPLSPASSPSSGPRRVLYCPLCPRIFYYLSDLERHSITHSQNKPHVCLQCGKAFKRSSHLQRHKHIHTGERNFVCPICSKRFREAGELQRHQRVHTGEKPYQCSLCHTRFAERNTLRRHTRRKHPYHQAAMAMLSERGAGGGGREGWDEDEGTEEWYSSTVSNLDNSDSEPDSEGPKMITDRINHFPSSIPSIFVISTTIGRKMLMDILKRSPFDILL; the protein is encoded by the exons ATGGATTCTCAAAAGACAGGGGTTCTGACCAATGGTGGCTCAGATGACAGGAGTGTCGGCCAATCCTTGAAGAGATCGGGGACTGTGCCAGAGATCCATGAGGAACCAGTGGACTCCTTGATCTTATCCTGCCCACCAG ACTCTGAAAGTGAAGGTCTTCTCCTGATAGATGACCAGGGTATTCCATACacactcacccctgaggggcacaAAGTGCCCCAAATGGACTCGTCCAGGCCAGACAAACCCCCCTCAAGCCATACAAAGGTGCAGTCCAGCTCATTGGAGGTAGAGGATGACAGGTCGTCTCATATAACCACAGCAGGGGTCACTTTCCTCAGCCAAAGTTTAGTAaaaactccacacacacacaaggaaaaCACATGTTCCGCTCCTGTTACATCTATGAAACCCTCACAGAAGTCAGAACTTCTAAAAAATACAGAACACTCAAAGAACCCAGAACTCTCACAGAATGCGGAACCCCCTAAGGTTCTCGATTCAGGTGTGAAATCTGTTAGTGAGGCTAGTGCTGCTGTTTCCCAACCCTCTGGTGCTGCTGTACACCTCCAACCCCCTCAGCCCATCCAGATCCTGACTAACCCCTCCTCCAACacccccatcctcctcttcccctcctccccccagctCTCCTCCATTCCCCTAACCAAGACTGATGCCAACCCAGGCCTCCtggccttctctctccccctctccctcacccagAACACTCCCAGCGCCTCCACCTCTAtgttccttctcctctcctcctccaccacctcttcCTCTGGTCAGTCtttctctacctccacccccatTGCTCTCATTGACCCCTCCACCGGTCAGCTCTCCCAAATCACTGcctcctcttcatcccctctttctctctctctctcttctggtcAGCTCGCCACATCAGGGTCATCCCTCCCTGCCAATCCCTCCCACCCAGTTATTAGATCGACACCCAACAACTCCCCTACTATCCTATCAAGAGAGAGTCCCATCGTTAACCTTCCCGCCCCCCTGACCTCCCCCTCTGTGATCTCCTCCCCTCCCTGCAAGCAGCCCAGTGCTGATGGCAGTTCTAAAGCAGTTCTACTCAGCTCACCTCCTCACAAACACACTGAACCAAACTGTTGTGACCCCAACACCGATCATCAGTCACAATCTACTGAAGAAACCCAAATGGAGTCAGTCCCAAATGGGTCATCTCTTACTAAAGCCCCTCCCCTTACACACCCGCAGTCCCCTTCTCTGTCCTTTGACTTCAGTTTGGAGGCATCCGACCAATCAAAAGCCCCAGAGTCAAAGCACACCTCCCTCCCATGGGACGACCATCTCTACTTCTCCTCCGCCAccgctcctccctcccctccccttgcCCCCATCTTCCCGTCCAGCGGACCCAGGAACCTGAACCCCCTGGACCCTCTGGAACCCCTgtccccagcctcctctccctcctctgggcCACGAAGGGtcctctactgccctctctgccCCAGGATCTTCTACTACCTGTCTGACCTGGAGCGTCACTCCATCACCCATTCTCAGAACAAACCCCATGTCTGCCTGCAGTGTGGCAAGGCCTTCAAACGCTCCAGCCATCTGCAG AGACACAAGCACATTCACACGGGCGAGAGGAACTTTGTGTGCCCCATCTGCTCCAAGCGTTTCAGGGAGGCGGGCGAGCTGCAGCGCCATCAGAgggtacacacaggagagaagccctaCCAGTGCTCGCTGTGCCACACACGTTTCGCCGAGCGCAACACCCTGCGTCGACACACCAGACGCAAACACCCTTACCACCAGGCAGCTATGGCGATGCTGTccgagagaggagcagggggaggaggaagagaaggatgggATGAAGATGAGGGCACAGAAGAGTGGTATAGTTCCACTGTGTCCAACTTGGACAACTCTGACTCTGAACCAGATTCTGAG GGTCCGAAAATGATCACTGATCGCATAAATCATTTCCCATCAAGTATTCCTTCGATTTTCGTCATTTCCACAACTATAGGGCGGAAAATGTTAATGGACATTCTAAAAAGGTCACCATTTGACATTCTGCTATAA
- the LOC115176929 gene encoding C2H2 finger domain transcription factor crzA isoform X1: MEDVCVEEIEHTEEPLYRMETEERDERRDGERDVTQDRNGSPIVPETPLISDTAKAERDGWIRGEKERNDREDERVIPLFLPPSRCHGGIERPGDDRGERAEAGKGVRGRREEEEGEVLDLSFPKKREIKERSLWHESSLLMEVDEVEGDGNRDIVEEDDCDDEEDSILRIDGADIFGGPLLSPLFFSTSVFTSLSSIDSESEGLLLIDDQGIPYTLTPEGHKVPQMDSSRPDKPPSSHTKVQSSSLEVEDDRSSHITTAGVTFLSQSLVKTPHTHKENTCSAPVTSMKPSQKSELLKNTEHSKNPELSQNAEPPKVLDSGVKSVSEASAAVSQPSGAAVHLQPPQPIQILTNPSSNTPILLFPSSPQLSSIPLTKTDANPGLLAFSLPLSLTQNTPSASTSMFLLLSSSTTSSSGQSFSTSTPIALIDPSTGQLSQITASSSSPLSLSLSSGQLATSGSSLPANPSHPVIRSTPNNSPTILSRESPIVNLPAPLTSPSVISSPPCKQPSADGSSKAVLLSSPPHKHTEPNCCDPNTDHQSQSTEETQMESVPNGSSLTKAPPLTHPQSPSLSFDFSLEASDQSKAPESKHTSLPWDDHLYFSSATAPPSPPLAPIFPSSGPRNLNPLDPLEPLSPASSPSSGPRRVLYCPLCPRIFYYLSDLERHSITHSQNKPHVCLQCGKAFKRSSHLQRHKHIHTGERNFVCPICSKRFREAGELQRHQRVHTGEKPYQCSLCHTRFAERNTLRRHTRRKHPYHQAAMAMLSERGAGGGGREGWDEDEGTEEWYSSTVSNLDNSDSEPDSEGPKMITDRINHFPSSIPSIFVISTTIGRKMLMDILKRSPFDILL, translated from the exons ATGGAGGATGTGTGTGTTGAAGAGATAGAACACACTGAGGAGCCTCTCTACAGgatggagacagaagagagggatgagaggagagatggagagagggatgttaCACAAGACAGGAATGGTAGTCCCATTGTCCCTGAAACGCCTCTCATCTCTGAcacagccaaggcagagagggatggatggataaggggggagaaagaaaggaacgatagagaggatgagagagtgaTCCCTCTTTTCCTACCCCCTAGTCGATGTCATGGGGGAATAGAGAGACCAGGagatgatagaggagagagagcggaggCAGGGAAAGGAgtaagggggagaagagaggaagaggagggagaagtaTTGGATCTGAGCTTCCCTAAAAAGAGAGAGATCAAGGAGAGGAGCCTTTGGCATGAGAGCTCACTGCTTATGGAGGTAGATGAGGTAGAGGGGGATGGAAATAGGGACATAGTAGAGGAAGATGATTGTGATGATGAAGAGGATTCTATATTGAGAATTGATGGAGCTGACATTTTTGGGGGACCTCTCTTGTCTCCCTTGTTCTTTTCTACCTCCGTTtttacctccctctcttccatagACTCTGAAAGTGAAGGTCTTCTCCTGATAGATGACCAGGGTATTCCATACacactcacccctgaggggcacaAAGTGCCCCAAATGGACTCGTCCAGGCCAGACAAACCCCCCTCAAGCCATACAAAGGTGCAGTCCAGCTCATTGGAGGTAGAGGATGACAGGTCGTCTCATATAACCACAGCAGGGGTCACTTTCCTCAGCCAAAGTTTAGTAaaaactccacacacacacaaggaaaaCACATGTTCCGCTCCTGTTACATCTATGAAACCCTCACAGAAGTCAGAACTTCTAAAAAATACAGAACACTCAAAGAACCCAGAACTCTCACAGAATGCGGAACCCCCTAAGGTTCTCGATTCAGGTGTGAAATCTGTTAGTGAGGCTAGTGCTGCTGTTTCCCAACCCTCTGGTGCTGCTGTACACCTCCAACCCCCTCAGCCCATCCAGATCCTGACTAACCCCTCCTCCAACacccccatcctcctcttcccctcctccccccagctCTCCTCCATTCCCCTAACCAAGACTGATGCCAACCCAGGCCTCCtggccttctctctccccctctccctcacccagAACACTCCCAGCGCCTCCACCTCTAtgttccttctcctctcctcctccaccacctcttcCTCTGGTCAGTCtttctctacctccacccccatTGCTCTCATTGACCCCTCCACCGGTCAGCTCTCCCAAATCACTGcctcctcttcatcccctctttctctctctctctcttctggtcAGCTCGCCACATCAGGGTCATCCCTCCCTGCCAATCCCTCCCACCCAGTTATTAGATCGACACCCAACAACTCCCCTACTATCCTATCAAGAGAGAGTCCCATCGTTAACCTTCCCGCCCCCCTGACCTCCCCCTCTGTGATCTCCTCCCCTCCCTGCAAGCAGCCCAGTGCTGATGGCAGTTCTAAAGCAGTTCTACTCAGCTCACCTCCTCACAAACACACTGAACCAAACTGTTGTGACCCCAACACCGATCATCAGTCACAATCTACTGAAGAAACCCAAATGGAGTCAGTCCCAAATGGGTCATCTCTTACTAAAGCCCCTCCCCTTACACACCCGCAGTCCCCTTCTCTGTCCTTTGACTTCAGTTTGGAGGCATCCGACCAATCAAAAGCCCCAGAGTCAAAGCACACCTCCCTCCCATGGGACGACCATCTCTACTTCTCCTCCGCCAccgctcctccctcccctccccttgcCCCCATCTTCCCGTCCAGCGGACCCAGGAACCTGAACCCCCTGGACCCTCTGGAACCCCTgtccccagcctcctctccctcctctgggcCACGAAGGGtcctctactgccctctctgccCCAGGATCTTCTACTACCTGTCTGACCTGGAGCGTCACTCCATCACCCATTCTCAGAACAAACCCCATGTCTGCCTGCAGTGTGGCAAGGCCTTCAAACGCTCCAGCCATCTGCAG AGACACAAGCACATTCACACGGGCGAGAGGAACTTTGTGTGCCCCATCTGCTCCAAGCGTTTCAGGGAGGCGGGCGAGCTGCAGCGCCATCAGAgggtacacacaggagagaagccctaCCAGTGCTCGCTGTGCCACACACGTTTCGCCGAGCGCAACACCCTGCGTCGACACACCAGACGCAAACACCCTTACCACCAGGCAGCTATGGCGATGCTGTccgagagaggagcagggggaggaggaagagaaggatgggATGAAGATGAGGGCACAGAAGAGTGGTATAGTTCCACTGTGTCCAACTTGGACAACTCTGACTCTGAACCAGATTCTGAG GGTCCGAAAATGATCACTGATCGCATAAATCATTTCCCATCAAGTATTCCTTCGATTTTCGTCATTTCCACAACTATAGGGCGGAAAATGTTAATGGACATTCTAAAAAGGTCACCATTTGACATTCTGCTATAA